A stretch of DNA from Temnothorax longispinosus isolate EJ_2023e chromosome 2, Tlon_JGU_v1, whole genome shotgun sequence:
GATTAATTCAACCGGCAAACCTGCAAAATTTCTAGTTATACAATTCGTTGTCTAAAATATACGGAGGTTCGATATTGAAAACATGTGAATATGTCTTGGcacagattaaaaatttatgaattaaaacaTACTCGACTGTAAATTACAacgagaaattataatttctaattcttttatttatccgatttttattaagtttcgacagaattttttaacatttattaatttctgttttctttaattttcttttaatatttttaatttctttaaatacctttataaatataaattttaactgcatttttattataacatgttaaacatttattataatgtatattatagtattttattatatacattgcgCAATGAAGATGTTCTCaacatcaattatattttcgatACTGGTATAattgctttttaatttaattttattttttagatatggatACATACGctgattattaataaattattgtgttaaataccaaataaataattttgactcGAACTTTGACAcgtaagaaagataaaaaaaaggctAGCCACTATCGGTTCTTGTTACGATTGCGTAACAAGTGGATCTCGATGATTACTTTATTGAGGAGAATGACGCACAATGGATTTGTGGGCCGTTCCGTCTATATTAATGGGTCCTACGAGGTAAACACATTCGCCAATCgtcttttttgttatttcagaATTTTCTGTTGTCTTCCAATTTACTAtattcattgaaaaaaatctggAATATTTTCACTATAATGAATAAAGGACAGTTTATTTTGGTGGCGACTAACGCTTCAAAATCTGAGACAGTTTGATTTAGAAGATATTCAACATTTAGTTGTATCatttaaattgatgtaatagttgtattatttaattttattaaatttgtgttCTCTTGATTTATGTTGACTATTTAAAATTAGTAGGCATATGCTTGTGTTGCTCTACATAgtagagaaatattattgtaattaaagaatttcttttcaagaaaaaaagttataagtCTTAAGTTATATGAGTAATGTGACATGTATAGAAAGTTCACATATAAAtagctatatacatatattattttttgcaggAAGCCATAAAAGCGTTAAACCTTAGTCTACAAAGCAACGCTGCTTATTTGCAATCAGTTAAGAAGCAAGGCGCAAATAATCCTGCAAAATTGAAGgagacagaaaaatatttactccGGTAATAACGAAGTCatcagtattttaatattattaatctgaattaaaatttaagtagATTATCTTGCTTatacttgaataaaatttacttgttTCTCTTCTCAATTAAGAAATGctgcttaaaaatatattaaatgtaaatttttttaattaaagtttgatCATTTCAAAAACCCATATTAACTTCAAATCTATTATTACAGGTCTGGTATCACTTTGGAACAATTAGACAGTTTGTCCGTCATCCATGTGGCTGGTACTAAGGGTAAGGGTACAACGTGTGCGTTTACGGAGGCGATTCTGCGACAGCACGGCTTCAGCACGGGCTTCTTCAGCTCGCCGCACCTGGTCTCCGTGCGGGAACGCATTCGGCTAAATGGCGAGCCCATCAGCCAGTCGCACTTTGCTCGTTCCTTCTGGACCGTGTATCGACGTCTGGAGCAAAAACGAGAACACGAGTCCGACATGCCGACTTACTTCAAGTTCCTGACGATTCTCATGTTCCACGTGTTCCTGGAGGCAAATGTTGACGTAGCGATCATCGAGGTTGGAATCGGCGGCGAACTGGATTCCACCAATATCCTGCGGAATCCGGTTTGCGTCGGTGTGACGAGCCTGGGTCTGGAGCACACTTCGCTACTGGGCGACACTCTGGAAGAGATCGCTCACCAGAAGTCGGGAATCTTCAAACCGCATGCGGCAGCTTTCACGGTGCAGCAACCGGAGTCAGCGATGCGCGTTCTACAGAAGCGAGCCATAGAGAGAAGATGCCGCGAGTTGCGAGTAGTTTCCACGATCCAAGATCGAGATTGGAACGATGTTTTCTTGTTGACATCAGGCATCGACGTCAGTGACGTGCTGTATCAGAATGCTTTACTGGCGGTCAGCATGGCACTCGAGTGGATGAAATTGCGTAGCGACCGGTCCATTGTAAAAGACGAATACATCAATAGTGTTTACAATTCTCTAAGCGGTAAGGATATGTCACAAAtcgtttctttaaataaattcgcgACAGCATTGGCAAACTGCAAATGGCCTGGTCGTACGCAGATTCTGGAGACCAGTGTGGCGGATTTCTTTCTGGATGGTGCTCACACAATCGAGAGTATCGTTAATTGTGTATTGTGGTTCAAAAGAGTCAGCCGAGAAACCTCCAATAAGTTCCTAATATTCAATACCAGTGGCGACCGGAATtctcttaaattattaaaccTGCTAAAACCATTGAACTTCGATAGAGTTTACTTCGCTCCAAATTATACCGGCGTGACCAGTGTGGAAGATTTATCGAATTACGTGCTAATCGACGagcagaaaaagaaatgcaaGAAACACCGCGAGCTGTGGGGCGAGACCGAGAGTTCGATATTGAAGAGTAGCGTTGCTGAAGTGATCTACGACATTAAGAGGCATGTATCGTCGCGAACAGACAGTCACGATAAAGTAGAAGTACTTGTAACGGGATCCTTACATATGGTTGGCGCGGTATTGGCTATCTTGGATCCCAACTTGACGATGACCAGtgatttttaatgaaatgtaaaataagataaaaattcgatttgtGTTAAGATGCTTGTGTAACCATGGCGAAATAATTTGTGATGAGAAATACGAGATgtgataaatatcaatatataagcAAGAAACATGATAGGACATTgaaatagcaaaaaaaaaaaacaacttttttttacaaatcgtagaattatatttaacataatattaatagtaacaATAATCGTATTAATTACTTATGTTAAAGCGATACGTATCGCATTGTGGCATAATTTCAGAGCGACGTTCCCGTGAtcatatatttgcaataattgtttttgtacTTCGATGTAGGTCGCTCACAGTGCATCCGACTTGTAACGTTATGTGTTTGTGTTGAATTTATTCCATTGAACGAGTATATACGATATCGCGATAATTGTAAAACAGGTATTCAAAAAATCTTTGGATGGTACTCTAGTTCTGACTCCGCCTCCGTGTCAGACAGACTAAGTGAAACGCCAGTTCTTCGTCTCAGGCGATTATCCTCAGGGctctgaaataaattaaaatagttataattGTACATTATCGCGAAggaatttaatacaaatgtttactattttgtaatacaatataaaaggtaaatatatattttaaccttattttaaactgtatttataatatacgatGCTTAATCAAAATTTCAGGTATCTTTCCTATAATTCATAATTGATGCGCAGGGTGATTTTAACAACTAAAATCGACTagttttttctaataaaaaattaaaatagaaaaaagtgaaGTATATGTCTTCTTGATC
This window harbors:
- the Fpgs1 gene encoding folylpolyglutamate synthase, mitochondrial; the encoded protein is MITLLRRMTHNGFVGRSVYINGSYEEAIKALNLSLQSNAAYLQSVKKQGANNPAKLKETEKYLLRSGITLEQLDSLSVIHVAGTKGKGTTCAFTEAILRQHGFSTGFFSSPHLVSVRERIRLNGEPISQSHFARSFWTVYRRLEQKREHESDMPTYFKFLTILMFHVFLEANVDVAIIEVGIGGELDSTNILRNPVCVGVTSLGLEHTSLLGDTLEEIAHQKSGIFKPHAAAFTVQQPESAMRVLQKRAIERRCRELRVVSTIQDRDWNDVFLLTSGIDVSDVLYQNALLAVSMALEWMKLRSDRSIVKDEYINSVYNSLSGKDMSQIVSLNKFATALANCKWPGRTQILETSVADFFLDGAHTIESIVNCVLWFKRVSRETSNKFLIFNTSGDRNSLKLLNLLKPLNFDRVYFAPNYTGVTSVEDLSNYVLIDEQKKKCKKHRELWGETESSILKSSVAEVIYDIKRHVSSRTDSHDKVEVLVTGSLHMVGAVLAILDPNLTMTSDF